A part of Antechinus flavipes isolate AdamAnt ecotype Samford, QLD, Australia chromosome 6, AdamAnt_v2, whole genome shotgun sequence genomic DNA contains:
- the RRH gene encoding visual pigment-like receptor peropsin translates to MFKNDSFRRLEPDKEGHSVFSPAEHNIVAAYLITAGIISILSNIIVLGIFVKFKELRTATNAIIINLAVTDIGVSSIGYPMSAASDLYGSWKFGYAGCQIYAGLNIFFGMASIGLLTAVAIDRYLTICQPDLGRRMTSFNYTIMILTAWVNGFFWALMPIVGWAAYAPDPTGATCTINWRKKNASFVSYTMTVIATNFVMPLVVMIYCYYNVSQKIKQYIPSNCPEYINRDWSNEVAVTKMSVIMILMFLLAWSPYSVVCLWASFGDPKEIPPAMAIIAPLFAKSSTFYNPCIYVVANKKFRRAISAMIQCQTHQSMSISKALPMNLT, encoded by the exons ATGTTTAAGAATGATTCATTCAGACGTTTGGAACCTGACAAGGAAGGCCATTCAGTCTTTTCACCAGCAGAACACAATATTGTGGCTGCTTATTTGATCACAGCAG GTATCATAAGTATTCTCAGCAACATCATTGTGCTAGgcatttttgttaaatttaaggAACTTCGGACAGCAACAAATGCAATTATCATAAATTTGGCTGTTACTGATATAGGGGTTAGCAGCATTGGTTATCCCATGTCTGCTGCTTCAGACCTATATGGAAGTTGGAAATTTGGATATGCTGGATGTCAG ATTTATGCTGGTTTAAACATATTTTTTGGAATGGCAAGTATTGGATTACTCACTGCTGTGGCTATTGATCGGTACCTGACCATCTGTCAGCCTGACCTCG GAAGAAGAATGACTTCTTTCAATTACACCATAATGATTCTGACTGCTTGGGTGAATGGCTTTTTTTGGGCCTTGATGCCTATTGTAGGTTGGGCTGCTTATGCTCCTGATCCAACTGGTGCTACGTGTACTATAAACTGGCGGAAGAAAAATGC atcttTTGTTTCTTACACGATGACTGTTATTGCTACAAATTTTGTCATGCCTTTAGTGGTCATGATTTATTGTTACTACAATGTTTCTCAAAAGATCAAACAATATATTCCTAGCAACTGCCCTGAATACATAAACAGAGACTGGTCAAACGAAGTAGCTGTAACCAAG atgTCTGTGATAATGATTTTAATGTTCCTGCTTGCTTGGTCCCCTTATTCTGTTGTGTGCTTGTGGGCTTCTTTTGGGGACCCAAAGGAGATTCCCCCAGCAATGGCCATCATAGCCCCTCTCTTTGCAAAGTCTTCCACATTCTACAATCCCTGTATATATGTGGTTGCCAACAAGAA GTTCCGGAGAGCTATCTCTGCAATGATTCAGTGTCAGACTCATCAATCAATGTCCATTTCCAAGGCATTACCAATGAACCTAACTTGA